A single region of the Anomaloglossus baeobatrachus isolate aAnoBae1 chromosome 2, aAnoBae1.hap1, whole genome shotgun sequence genome encodes:
- the RHEBL1 gene encoding GTPase RhebL1, whose product MPLVKHRKVVMLGYPSVGKSSLALQFVKGDFPKDYEPTIENTWSKTFTLGNDEFELDVVDTAGQDEYSLIPQSFIFGIHGYIVVYSVACPRSFQIASGLHRTLVDKRGKCLMPIVLVGNKTDLPPQSHVVSAEDGKKLADSWGAAFMEASAKNPENSKQIFTKIIEEIDRVERSFSDEKKCFLM is encoded by the exons ATGCCTCTGGTCAAGCACCGCAAAGTCGTGATGCTCGGATACCCTTCCGTCG GTAAATCTTCGCTGGCTCTGCAGTTTGTTAAAGGAGATTTTCCAAAAGACTATGAACCCACCATCGAAAACA CTTGGAGTAAGACGTTCACACTGGGCAATGATGAGTTTGAGTTGGATGTTGTGGAcaccgcaggacag GATGAATATTCTCTGATCCCGCAGTCCTTTATTTTTGGCATACATGGATACATTGTAGTTTATTCGGTGGCTTGCCCGAGAAG CTTCCAAATTGCAAGTGGATTACACAGAACACTTGTGGACAAGAGGGGAAAATGCCT AATGCCAATTGTGTTAGTGGGTAATAAGACAGACCTGCCACCCCAGAG CCATGTAGTGTCAGCAGAAGACGGGAAAAAGCTGGCGGACTCCTGGGGGGCTGCATTTATGGAAGCATCTGCTAAAAACCCAGAG aacagCAAACAGATTTTTACCAAAATTATTGAGGAAATTGACCGTGTGGAGAGATCTTTCAGTGATGAGAAGAAATGCTTTCTGATGTGA